A window of the Halopseudomonas phragmitis genome harbors these coding sequences:
- the gspG gene encoding type II secretion system major pseudopilin GspG, whose translation MFRTRSHRRHRGFTLLELLVVLVVLGMLAGIVGPRYFNQLGRSEARIAHAQIETLVKALDIYRLENGDYPTTEQGLQALVSPPGGVTNWGGPYLRKGVPQDPWGRDYIYRSPGEHGEFDLLSLGRDGRPGGEGDNAEITSW comes from the coding sequence ATGTTCCGCACTCGTTCACACAGACGCCATCGTGGCTTCACCCTGCTCGAACTGCTGGTGGTTCTGGTCGTGCTGGGCATGCTGGCCGGTATTGTCGGGCCGCGCTACTTCAACCAGCTCGGGCGTTCGGAAGCCCGGATCGCCCATGCCCAGATCGAAACTCTGGTAAAGGCCCTGGATATCTATCGATTGGAAAACGGCGACTACCCCACCACCGAGCAGGGCCTGCAAGCCCTGGTCAGTCCGCCGGGTGGCGTGACCAACTGGGGTGGCCCGTATCTGCGCAAAGGGGTTCCCCAGGATCCCTGGGGGCGTGACTACATCTATCGCTCGCCCGGCGAGCACGGCGAGTTCGACCTGCTCAGCCTGGGCCGCGATGGCCGCCCCGGCGGCGAAGGCGACAACGCTGAAATCACCAGTTGGTAG
- a CDS encoding lytic transglycosylase domain-containing protein codes for MRRICCTALLSLGCLALESGAGETFYRGESSTGTLILTNVHRPGQGLEPVVLHARTGPSASARVAPIPSHELAELVRQTAAEHDLPEGLLHAVIQTESGYNPLALSPKGAAGLMQLMPATARELEVEDVWDPGQNLAGGARYLKQMMELFEGDLELGLAAYNAGPGRVSRAGGIPDIGETQRYVPLVMQRYLAWRGTD; via the coding sequence ATGCGTCGCATCTGCTGCACTGCGCTGTTATCACTGGGTTGCTTGGCTCTGGAAAGCGGGGCCGGTGAAACGTTCTACCGTGGTGAGTCCTCCACCGGCACTTTGATCCTGACCAATGTTCACCGCCCGGGACAGGGGCTTGAACCTGTTGTGCTGCATGCCCGGACCGGGCCGTCAGCCTCCGCTCGGGTAGCCCCCATCCCCTCACATGAGCTGGCCGAACTGGTCCGCCAGACCGCCGCCGAGCATGACCTGCCGGAAGGCCTGCTGCATGCGGTAATCCAGACCGAATCGGGCTACAACCCCCTGGCTCTCTCGCCCAAGGGCGCGGCTGGGCTGATGCAGCTGATGCCGGCAACCGCGCGTGAACTGGAGGTTGAGGATGTCTGGGACCCAGGCCAGAACCTGGCCGGTGGAGCGCGTTATCTCAAACAGATGATGGAGTTGTTCGAGGGTGACCTGGAGCTTGGTCTGGCGGCGTACAACGCCGGGCCAGGGCGGGTCAGCCGCGCCGGTGGAATTCCTGACATCGGTGAAACCCAGCGTTATGTACCGTTGGTCATGCAGCGTTATCTGGCCTGGCGCGGCACCGACTGA
- a CDS encoding YncE family protein: MSRLGYAVAVVVVAGLAGTLGWLTQSDEEPALLPAPAPELRGQVLGQAQRDGVDITLEVVSSGTAAVLTEGVFADFRIHLRDAGSGQPLVGLAPGAWIDQQVLHGAGSDDPAMACRQRIAHYLKGTLGVRPVVDLNSYYMLVLNQDPSISVIDPSVSLGGLTSTLARIVLKRSPMDWVESRRQKRLYVSMPSADEVAVIDTESFNVLASVPAGAQPVRVALQPDERYLWVGNNASDPALSGVTVLDTVTLEPVLQVATGAGHHEIAFTSDSTRAFVSNRDSGTVSVFDTATLKQLAELKPGGQLLALAYAELSGALYVVDGASGRVSVFDARSLKPRAEILSQPGLGPLQLSPDGRHALVLNPREDRVLVLDTASDRLIHELQISGEPYQLTFSKTYAYVRTLGSNRVSMIALGSLGTGRTPVFQDFEAGVPAPGLAGNLPLASGMGLAVDDNAVFVVNPVDNSIYFYMEGMNAPSSAYINRGHTSRAVRVVDRTLQEVEPGVYQGRVRVPSAGELDLAMVLAQPDMTQCFSFQVAADPELASRRMSPRVEYLLETGVVRGEPNQPVRFRLWRGDSQEPWSGVDDLRLRYFLAPASRSREQPVRELGDGLYEATLSLEQPGAYYLHLASESLGLTWGDLPYASVRKLLNGD; encoded by the coding sequence ATGAGCAGGCTAGGGTATGCAGTAGCGGTGGTGGTTGTGGCGGGGCTGGCCGGGACACTGGGCTGGCTGACGCAAAGTGACGAGGAGCCGGCGCTGCTGCCGGCTCCAGCCCCAGAACTACGAGGTCAGGTGCTGGGGCAGGCCCAGCGCGATGGTGTGGATATAACCCTGGAAGTAGTTTCATCCGGCACTGCTGCGGTCCTGACTGAAGGCGTGTTTGCCGACTTCCGGATCCATCTGCGCGATGCCGGCAGTGGCCAGCCGCTGGTCGGTCTGGCACCGGGTGCCTGGATTGATCAGCAGGTGTTGCATGGCGCCGGGTCGGACGACCCGGCCATGGCCTGCCGTCAGCGGATTGCCCATTACCTCAAGGGCACCCTGGGCGTACGGCCGGTGGTGGATCTGAACAGCTACTACATGTTGGTACTCAATCAGGATCCGAGTATCAGTGTGATTGACCCCTCGGTCTCGCTGGGCGGGCTGACCAGTACCCTGGCCCGGATAGTGCTCAAGCGCTCACCCATGGACTGGGTCGAGAGCCGCCGGCAAAAACGCCTGTATGTGTCAATGCCCAGCGCCGATGAAGTTGCGGTGATCGATACCGAAAGTTTCAACGTACTGGCCAGTGTACCGGCCGGGGCGCAACCCGTGCGGGTAGCGTTGCAACCCGACGAGCGCTACCTATGGGTCGGCAACAATGCCAGTGATCCCGCGCTGAGCGGCGTCACCGTGCTTGATACCGTAACGCTGGAGCCGGTACTTCAGGTGGCGACAGGGGCCGGACATCACGAGATTGCCTTCACCAGCGATTCAACCCGAGCCTTCGTCAGCAACCGCGACTCCGGCACGGTCAGCGTATTTGACACCGCTACACTCAAGCAACTGGCCGAACTCAAGCCTGGTGGCCAGTTGTTGGCGCTGGCGTATGCTGAACTGTCTGGTGCGCTCTATGTGGTCGATGGTGCCAGCGGGCGGGTCAGCGTGTTCGACGCCCGCAGTCTCAAGCCCCGCGCCGAGATTCTCAGCCAGCCAGGATTGGGGCCGTTGCAGCTCAGCCCGGATGGTCGCCATGCCTTGGTACTCAACCCCCGTGAAGACCGGGTATTGGTACTGGATACTGCCAGCGACAGGCTTATTCACGAGTTGCAAATCAGCGGTGAACCCTATCAACTGACGTTCAGCAAGACCTACGCCTATGTCCGCACGCTCGGATCGAACCGGGTCAGCATGATCGCCCTGGGCTCGCTCGGGACGGGCCGTACTCCGGTATTTCAGGACTTCGAAGCCGGTGTCCCGGCTCCGGGTCTGGCCGGCAACCTGCCGCTGGCATCCGGGATGGGGTTGGCGGTGGATGACAATGCGGTGTTCGTGGTCAACCCGGTGGACAACAGCATCTATTTCTACATGGAAGGTATGAACGCGCCGTCGTCGGCCTATATCAATCGAGGCCACACCTCACGGGCGGTGCGAGTCGTCGACCGGACCCTTCAGGAGGTTGAACCGGGGGTTTATCAGGGCCGTGTGCGTGTGCCATCGGCTGGTGAACTGGATCTGGCCATGGTGCTGGCGCAGCCGGACATGACCCAGTGCTTCAGCTTTCAGGTTGCCGCCGACCCGGAACTGGCCTCGCGACGCATGAGCCCTCGGGTCGAATACCTGCTGGAGACCGGCGTGGTGCGCGGCGAACCCAACCAGCCGGTACGTTTCCGGCTATGGCGCGGTGACAGCCAGGAGCCCTGGAGTGGGGTGGACGATCTGCGTCTGCGCTACTTCCTGGCCCCGGCCTCACGTAGCAGGGAGCAGCCGGTTCGGGAACTGGGAGACGGCCTCTACGAGGCGACCCTTAGCCTGGAACAGCCCGGTGCCTATTACCTGCATCTGGCATCGGAATCCCTGGGCCTGACTTGGGGGGATCTGCCTTACGCCAGTGTGCGCAAATTGCTGAATGGTGATTGA
- a CDS encoding type II secretion system F family protein, which yields MRFLIKALRLPDHVVQLEYEAASAEEAGRRAEEQGLRVLGIQRQLDWNVSRWFSRERFPLALFSQELAILLNAGLVLTDALESLENKESDPQVRKILAGLIQALYEGKSLSGALTGYPWIFPPLFIALIKASERTGELGPALNRYVGYRASLDAMRQKVISASVYPVLLLGVGGLVLLFLIGYVVPRFSLVFEGMEHQLPWLSQVLIDLGNFLQQHQILLLPGLLGIIALGLLAARSHTLRRLLGRQIQRIPRLHKALLTFELARFYRSLGILLQGGIPVIDALSMASGLLGEQSRQHLLQAQNRVREGSSLSMALETYGLSTPVALRMLRAGERSGNLGVMLERTADFHEAQTSRWIEWFVRLFEPLLMAFIGLLIGTIVVLMYIPIFELASSIQ from the coding sequence ATGCGCTTCCTGATCAAGGCCCTGCGCCTGCCCGATCATGTCGTCCAGCTCGAATATGAAGCGGCCAGCGCCGAAGAGGCCGGGCGCCGGGCCGAGGAACAAGGTTTGAGGGTGCTTGGGATTCAGCGCCAGCTCGACTGGAACGTCAGCCGCTGGTTCAGCCGCGAACGTTTCCCGCTGGCGCTGTTCAGCCAGGAACTGGCTATTCTGCTTAACGCTGGCCTGGTCCTGACCGATGCCCTGGAGAGCCTGGAAAACAAGGAAAGCGACCCGCAGGTCCGCAAGATACTCGCTGGCCTGATTCAGGCCCTGTATGAAGGCAAATCCCTGTCCGGGGCGCTAACCGGCTACCCGTGGATCTTCCCGCCCCTGTTCATTGCCCTGATCAAGGCCAGTGAACGCACCGGCGAACTGGGCCCGGCACTTAACCGTTATGTTGGCTATCGCGCCAGCCTTGACGCCATGCGCCAGAAGGTCATCAGCGCCTCAGTCTATCCGGTACTGCTGCTCGGCGTCGGTGGCCTGGTCCTGCTGTTTCTGATCGGCTATGTAGTGCCGCGCTTCAGCCTGGTATTCGAGGGTATGGAGCATCAGTTGCCCTGGCTGTCGCAGGTGCTGATCGATCTGGGAAATTTTTTGCAGCAACATCAAATACTACTGTTGCCCGGATTGTTGGGAATCATTGCCCTGGGCCTGTTGGCGGCGCGCAGCCATACCTTGCGTCGGCTTCTTGGTCGGCAAATTCAGCGTATTCCACGCCTGCATAAAGCGCTGTTGACCTTTGAACTGGCCCGTTTCTACCGCTCTCTCGGCATCCTATTGCAAGGCGGGATTCCGGTGATAGACGCACTATCGATGGCCAGCGGCCTGCTCGGCGAGCAGTCACGCCAGCACCTGCTACAGGCCCAGAACCGGGTGCGTGAAGGCTCTTCCCTATCCATGGCCCTGGAGACCTATGGCCTGTCGACACCGGTTGCCCTGCGCATGCTCCGGGCCGGAGAGCGCTCAGGCAACCTGGGGGTAATGCTGGAGCGGACCGCCGACTTCCATGAGGCCCAGACCAGCCGCTGGATCGAATGGTTTGTACGACTGTTCGAACCACTGCTAATGGCTTTTATCGGCCTGCTGATCGGGACCATCGTAGTGCTGATGTATATCCCGATCTTCGAGCTTGCTTCCAGCATCCAGTAG
- a CDS encoding YhdH/YhfP family quinone oxidoreductase: MSEFKALVVTEEQGNYVSQVSLRHIDELPPGEVLIRVAYSSLNFKDALSASGNKGVTRNFPHTPGIDAAGVVEASSVAELEVGDEVIVTGYDLGMNTAGGFGQYIRVPAAWVLKRPEGLSLRDSMVLGTAGLTAALCIDKLEQAGLAPGQGPVLVTGATGGVGSIAVAILAGLGYEVAAATGKALQADFLKRLGASLIVDRSALEAGKDKMLLKEQWAGAVDTVGGDILFNVVKSLRYGASVACCGLTAGGQFQASVFPFILRNVNLLGIDSVEQPLVVKASMWDRLSLQWKTDLHSLCHEVSLEELPEQIEKILAGKMIGRVLVNLG; this comes from the coding sequence ATGTCGGAATTCAAGGCTCTGGTGGTGACAGAGGAGCAGGGCAACTATGTTTCCCAGGTGAGTCTGCGCCATATTGACGAACTGCCGCCGGGTGAAGTGCTGATCCGGGTGGCCTATTCTTCGCTGAACTTCAAGGATGCCCTGTCGGCTAGCGGCAACAAGGGCGTGACCCGCAATTTCCCCCATACTCCGGGCATCGACGCCGCCGGGGTAGTGGAGGCCAGCTCGGTGGCCGAGCTCGAGGTGGGTGATGAGGTGATTGTCACCGGTTACGACCTTGGCATGAACACTGCTGGCGGTTTCGGTCAGTATATCCGGGTACCGGCTGCCTGGGTTCTGAAACGGCCTGAAGGGCTGAGCCTGCGCGACAGCATGGTGCTGGGTACAGCGGGTCTGACCGCGGCACTGTGTATCGACAAGCTGGAACAGGCCGGTCTGGCGCCGGGGCAGGGTCCGGTTCTGGTGACCGGGGCGACTGGCGGTGTCGGCAGTATCGCCGTGGCGATTCTGGCCGGGCTAGGTTATGAGGTGGCAGCGGCCACCGGCAAGGCGCTGCAGGCTGATTTTCTCAAGCGCCTGGGCGCCAGCCTGATTGTTGACCGCTCGGCGCTGGAAGCTGGCAAGGACAAGATGCTGCTCAAGGAGCAGTGGGCCGGGGCGGTCGATACCGTCGGCGGCGACATTCTGTTCAACGTGGTCAAGTCACTGCGCTATGGCGCCAGTGTCGCCTGCTGTGGACTGACCGCAGGCGGTCAGTTCCAGGCCAGCGTATTCCCCTTCATTCTGCGCAACGTCAACCTGCTGGGGATCGACTCGGTCGAGCAGCCACTGGTCGTCAAGGCCTCGATGTGGGATCGCCTGTCGCTGCAGTGGAAGACCGACCTGCACAGCCTCTGCCACGAAGTGAGCCTTGAGGAGCTGCCGGAGCAGATCGAGAAAATCCTGGCCGGCAAGATGATCGGGCGGGTGCTGGTCAACCTCGGTTGA
- the mnxG gene encoding manganese-oxidizing multicopper oxidase MnxG, whose amino-acid sequence MNRAKVLSDRSVLAPTFFFSSGPLALLLWALLALALSPGAQAAASCQRHLEAHVVALDQPLMFNRLGAQNINGMMFALRSDVVDENHQLLSQGGAAIPGRVLLRPDKRPRPLILRVAAGDCLTIHLQNLLDPQDNPRRGQVEPELQIDDQVADRHVGFLVNGLQAVNSIEDLSANTGANDNMLLAPGMSRSYTLYAEREGTFLATSYGATFGGQGNGGNIGNGLFGQVIVLPPGARMYRNTLTEEEMRLATTGRTPAGHPVVDYEARYPQAEPWISEGKAGRPILSMLDGNQIQISEPDAVVMGPNSDGSFPPSTYPLESIGKRNPSIPNRLEPFRDFASAWHDEVAAAQAFPGYWEDEVFGHVLEPTRDAFMINYGSGGIGAEIIANRLGVGPMHDCLSCSYEEFFLSSHTVGDVAMLVDVPANVGLENLKPGQTPHPDNVGIKASMALYPADPSSVNHSYIGDFVKFRNTHAGHEHHIFHLHAHQWIFNPNDDNSDYVDAQGIGPGSGQTYEIAFGGSGNRNRVAGDAIYHCHFYPHFAQGMWNLWRIHDVFEEGTRLAVSEQGDDGFHQEPFALREGLPAPGARALPDGEIVAGTPIPAVVPLPGKALPPMPGRVSVVPKLADSEALADHGYNSSSYPPGNDGGSQRIVGSVALVDRSDDNRLPDGTLRNPGFPFWIGGIEHSVGQRPPTPPLDMLGPQQAEALRDSGNALWAALDPKQVDGWDGGLPRHALDGWANGGVAEVATSALDFSKVISRAKPVYFPEEGTDVEQAAMLFHAQDKHSSYAVLPDGNVKSAVFRTNGGLPMAGAPFFEPCMDDRQRTMTKDYGEGRFYSGEKLDGLSFKGSSPFTADRPRIYKAANIQFNAVFNKAGYHYPQQRIVTLWEDAWPVITKQQPPEPLVMRLNSLDCAMYQQTNLIPEYFELDDYQVRTPTDVIGQHIHLPKWDLVAADGSANGWNYEDGALSPSAVVERIKAIRAYHGCQAGDPRDGQLECPLAAEHPFFGRYNRSDWIGARTLQQRWFADPIVNVYNIDRGLGNIFTHDHLGPSTHQQMGLYATVLIEPAGSSWFHSETGEPLYTRHDGGPTSWQAVIAAGDLNGDGKNDSYREFFLAFSDFQHAYEAGVYVGAGPDGIPNPVAYPVTSETFRYAINPPVRKSAASLLESVVEAAGGELEGCPNRPCPQAISAEDPGIYVVNYRHEPLAMRIYDPERIAPDGKPGMQAAGLAGDLAFAMQSRTDRAIAALNLAPSQVLNALGPTGANTSLPPHINRAGDQPGDPFTPMLRTYTGDNVRLRVIAGGHEEEHIVGLHGIKWLHRGTGYQNSSTSGWRAAQMVGISEQFGFVSPVALMSGAASDTGDHLYTMDAAMEGYWSGIWGILRNYGSSRNDLMPLPNNPLPVAARNTVSFNGVCPRFSPNPSGIGTRTTPQRNYEVVAVLANDVLDNPLNLSLVDPEGEGLHVGATPRADGGTLVLNPRLVNIPEMSGYDPEHGTSFTVGGQSGPLHDPTAILYVRKSDLDPVTGKLKPGVPVEPLVLRAAAGDCLQITLENRLPTDMLDLPNYTIMQGTVKRDRFGDQGSTTFNNNLMKPSAHVGIHAQLLAYDVTTSDGFNVGLNPVQTVPPRVGNSGNWPTRQYQFYVGHHEREGRPLARLGRNIDNINATPIEFGALNLLPADVIKQPQKGLVGAMSILGMGATWTEDANSRAAATVKPHSGPSFRDFSLIWQKGMNPRWADGRPVENIAVEGIGVPNDPKDNSGMAVNYRTEPLWYRFKVPPDAPFGRAGGAGWGDIPNAHMAYSNAVVGGDPVTPILRVRKGQPFRINLTMPAGGSRGSIFQLAGHLWPKDPFVPEFTDSLGFPQKYPGIGSVRYGHNPMAQYTGAQESVLPAAHFSFPFPSAGGVNAIPGDYLYRDYGAFGNSSGLWGLLRVTEEEP is encoded by the coding sequence ATGAACCGGGCCAAGGTGTTATCCGACAGGAGCGTTCTCGCTCCGACATTTTTCTTCTCTTCGGGCCCCCTGGCCTTGCTGTTGTGGGCTCTGCTGGCCCTGGCACTGTCGCCAGGGGCCCAGGCTGCGGCCAGTTGCCAGCGACACCTCGAAGCCCATGTAGTGGCGCTCGACCAGCCGCTGATGTTCAACCGGCTGGGTGCGCAGAATATCAACGGCATGATGTTCGCGTTGCGCTCGGATGTGGTCGATGAAAACCACCAGCTTCTGAGCCAGGGCGGCGCGGCGATTCCCGGTCGGGTTCTGCTGCGACCGGATAAGCGTCCACGGCCCTTGATTCTCCGGGTCGCCGCTGGCGACTGTCTGACCATCCATTTGCAGAATCTGCTGGATCCGCAGGACAACCCGCGGCGCGGTCAGGTTGAGCCTGAGCTGCAGATCGATGATCAGGTTGCCGACCGTCATGTCGGCTTTCTGGTCAACGGCCTGCAGGCGGTTAACAGCATAGAAGATCTGTCAGCCAATACCGGGGCCAATGACAATATGCTGCTGGCCCCGGGCATGAGCCGCAGCTATACCCTTTACGCCGAGCGTGAAGGCACCTTTCTGGCCACCAGTTATGGGGCCACCTTCGGTGGTCAGGGCAATGGCGGCAACATCGGCAATGGCCTGTTTGGCCAGGTTATCGTGCTGCCACCGGGTGCGCGGATGTATCGCAACACCCTGACCGAAGAGGAAATGCGGCTGGCTACCACTGGCCGGACGCCTGCAGGTCATCCGGTCGTTGATTACGAGGCTCGTTATCCGCAGGCAGAGCCCTGGATCAGTGAAGGCAAGGCCGGGCGGCCAATCCTAAGCATGCTCGATGGCAACCAGATTCAGATCAGTGAGCCTGATGCTGTGGTGATGGGGCCCAACTCTGATGGCAGCTTCCCGCCTTCGACCTACCCACTGGAAAGCATCGGTAAGCGCAATCCATCGATCCCCAACCGGCTTGAGCCGTTCCGTGATTTTGCTTCGGCCTGGCACGATGAAGTGGCTGCTGCCCAAGCGTTTCCGGGCTACTGGGAAGACGAGGTGTTTGGTCACGTTCTCGAGCCAACCCGCGACGCCTTCATGATCAACTATGGATCGGGTGGGATTGGCGCGGAAATCATCGCCAACCGGCTGGGTGTGGGTCCTATGCATGACTGCCTCAGTTGCTCCTATGAGGAATTCTTCCTCAGCTCGCATACCGTTGGCGATGTTGCCATGTTGGTCGATGTGCCAGCCAACGTCGGGCTGGAAAACCTCAAGCCAGGCCAGACGCCACATCCGGACAATGTCGGGATCAAGGCTAGCATGGCGCTGTATCCGGCCGATCCGTCCAGCGTCAACCACAGCTACATCGGCGACTTCGTCAAGTTCCGCAATACCCATGCCGGGCATGAACATCACATTTTTCACTTGCATGCCCACCAATGGATCTTCAATCCCAATGATGACAATTCCGATTATGTCGATGCCCAGGGGATTGGCCCAGGTTCCGGGCAGACCTATGAAATTGCCTTTGGCGGTTCGGGCAATCGCAACCGGGTAGCCGGCGATGCCATCTACCATTGCCATTTCTATCCGCATTTTGCCCAGGGCATGTGGAACCTGTGGCGGATTCATGATGTGTTTGAAGAGGGCACCCGGCTGGCGGTTTCCGAGCAGGGTGACGATGGCTTCCACCAGGAGCCCTTTGCCCTGCGCGAAGGCTTACCGGCACCAGGAGCCCGGGCTCTGCCCGATGGCGAGATTGTTGCCGGCACGCCGATCCCAGCTGTGGTACCGCTGCCGGGCAAGGCGCTGCCGCCGATGCCGGGCCGGGTCAGCGTAGTACCGAAGCTGGCCGACAGTGAAGCTCTGGCTGATCACGGCTACAACAGCAGCAGCTATCCGCCGGGCAATGATGGCGGCTCGCAACGCATAGTTGGTTCGGTTGCTTTGGTTGATCGTAGTGATGACAACCGACTGCCCGATGGCACGCTGCGCAACCCCGGCTTCCCGTTCTGGATCGGAGGGATTGAGCACAGTGTCGGTCAGCGTCCGCCGACCCCGCCGCTGGATATGCTTGGGCCGCAGCAGGCCGAGGCGCTGCGTGATTCCGGCAACGCACTATGGGCTGCACTGGATCCGAAGCAGGTCGACGGCTGGGACGGCGGGCTGCCGCGCCATGCGCTGGATGGCTGGGCCAACGGCGGAGTGGCCGAGGTAGCCACCAGCGCTCTGGACTTCTCCAAGGTGATCAGCCGGGCCAAACCGGTTTACTTCCCGGAAGAGGGCACTGACGTCGAGCAGGCAGCCATGCTGTTCCACGCCCAGGACAAGCACTCCAGCTATGCCGTGTTGCCTGATGGCAATGTCAAGAGCGCGGTATTTCGTACCAATGGCGGCTTGCCGATGGCTGGAGCGCCATTCTTTGAGCCGTGCATGGATGACCGCCAGCGAACCATGACCAAGGACTACGGCGAGGGCCGGTTCTACAGCGGCGAGAAACTCGATGGCTTGTCGTTCAAGGGCTCATCGCCATTCACCGCCGACCGCCCACGGATCTACAAAGCGGCCAATATCCAGTTCAACGCAGTATTCAACAAGGCCGGTTATCACTATCCGCAACAACGGATCGTGACTCTGTGGGAGGATGCCTGGCCGGTCATAACCAAGCAGCAGCCACCGGAACCGCTGGTTATGCGCTTGAACAGCCTGGATTGCGCGATGTATCAGCAGACCAATCTGATCCCGGAATACTTTGAGCTGGACGACTATCAGGTACGTACCCCGACTGATGTGATAGGTCAGCATATCCATTTGCCCAAGTGGGACCTAGTGGCTGCCGATGGTTCGGCCAATGGCTGGAACTACGAGGATGGTGCCCTGTCGCCGAGCGCAGTGGTCGAACGGATCAAGGCCATCCGTGCCTATCATGGTTGCCAGGCCGGTGACCCGCGTGACGGTCAATTGGAATGCCCGCTGGCGGCTGAGCATCCGTTCTTCGGGCGTTATAACCGCAGCGACTGGATTGGTGCCAGAACCTTGCAGCAACGCTGGTTCGCCGACCCGATCGTCAATGTCTACAACATCGACCGGGGGCTGGGCAACATCTTCACCCACGACCACCTCGGGCCCTCGACCCACCAGCAAATGGGGCTGTACGCCACTGTACTGATCGAGCCGGCCGGCTCCAGCTGGTTCCACTCTGAAACCGGCGAGCCGCTATACACCAGGCATGACGGCGGACCGACATCCTGGCAGGCAGTGATTGCTGCCGGTGACCTGAATGGCGATGGCAAAAACGACAGCTATAGGGAGTTCTTCCTGGCCTTCAGCGACTTCCAGCATGCCTACGAGGCTGGGGTCTATGTCGGTGCCGGGCCCGATGGTATCCCAAATCCGGTTGCCTATCCGGTAACCAGCGAAACCTTCCGTTATGCGATCAACCCGCCGGTACGCAAGAGCGCGGCCTCACTGCTGGAGTCGGTGGTCGAGGCTGCCGGTGGCGAGCTGGAAGGTTGCCCGAACCGTCCGTGTCCGCAGGCAATTTCCGCTGAGGACCCGGGTATTTATGTGGTCAACTACCGGCATGAGCCGCTGGCCATGCGGATCTATGATCCCGAGCGAATTGCCCCTGATGGCAAGCCCGGCATGCAGGCCGCTGGCTTGGCTGGCGACCTGGCTTTCGCTATGCAGAGTCGCACTGACCGGGCCATTGCGGCGCTGAATCTGGCACCCAGCCAGGTTCTCAACGCCTTGGGCCCGACCGGGGCCAATACCAGCTTGCCGCCGCATATCAACCGGGCTGGCGACCAGCCGGGTGATCCCTTCACCCCGATGCTGCGCACCTACACCGGTGACAATGTGCGGCTGCGGGTGATCGCTGGCGGGCATGAGGAAGAGCACATCGTCGGTCTGCATGGCATCAAGTGGCTGCACCGTGGTACCGGTTACCAGAACAGTTCGACGTCCGGCTGGCGCGCGGCGCAGATGGTCGGGATCTCCGAACAGTTCGGCTTCGTCAGTCCGGTAGCCTTGATGTCCGGTGCCGCCAGCGATACCGGCGATCACCTCTACACCATGGATGCGGCGATGGAGGGTTACTGGAGCGGTATCTGGGGCATCCTGCGCAACTATGGCAGTAGCCGCAACGATCTGATGCCGCTGCCTAACAACCCGTTGCCAGTGGCAGCGCGCAATACCGTGTCGTTTAACGGGGTGTGCCCGCGCTTCAGCCCGAACCCGAGCGGGATCGGCACAAGGACTACGCCGCAGCGCAACTACGAGGTGGTTGCGGTACTGGCCAATGATGTGCTCGACAACCCGCTGAACCTGAGCCTGGTCGACCCCGAGGGCGAGGGCCTGCATGTCGGCGCCACGCCACGGGCCGATGGCGGCACCCTGGTACTCAATCCGCGCTTGGTGAATATTCCAGAAATGTCCGGTTATGACCCGGAGCATGGGACTTCCTTCACCGTTGGCGGGCAAAGCGGGCCGCTGCATGACCCGACGGCAATCCTGTATGTCCGCAAGTCAGATCTGGACCCGGTTACTGGCAAGCTCAAGCCCGGCGTTCCGGTCGAGCCGCTGGTACTGCGTGCCGCCGCTGGCGACTGCCTGCAGATCACGCTGGAAAACCGCCTGCCAACGGACATGCTCGACCTGCCCAACTACACCATTATGCAGGGTACTGTGAAGCGTGACCGGTTTGGTGACCAGGGCTCGACCACCTTCAACAACAATCTGATGAAGCCATCGGCGCATGTCGGTATTCATGCCCAGTTGCTGGCCTACGATGTCACCACCTCGGACGGCTTCAACGTTGGCCTCAACCCGGTCCAGACCGTGCCGCCGCGGGTGGGCAACAGCGGTAACTGGCCAACCCGGCAGTACCAGTTCTACGTCGGCCATCATGAACGTGAGGGGCGGCCACTGGCGCGGCTGGGCCGCAATATCGACAACATCAACGCCACGCCGATCGAATTCGGAGCCCTTAACCTGCTGCCTGCCGATGTGATCAAGCAGCCGCAGAAAGGGCTGGTCGGGGCCATGTCGATCCTGGGCATGGGCGCAACCTGGACCGAAGACGCCAACAGCCGTGCTGCTGCGACCGTAAAGCCGCATTCCGGGCCGAGCTTCCGCGACTTCTCGCTGATCTGGCAAAAGGGCATGAATCCGCGCTGGGCCGATGGCCGACCGGTGGAAAACATCGCAGTGGAAGGGATTGGCGTACCGAACGATCCCAAGGACAACTCGGGCATGGCGGTCAACTACCGTACCGAGCCGCTCTGGTATCGCTTCAAAGTGCCACCGGATGCGCCCTTCGGTCGGGCCGGTGGGGCAGGCTGGGGTGACATTCCCAACGCCCACATGGCCTACAGCAATGCGGTGGTTGGCGGTGACCCGGTAACCCCGATCCTGCGGGTACGCAAGGGCCAGCCGTTCCGTATCAACCTGACCATGCCTGCTGGTGGCAGCCGTGGCTCGATCTTCCAGTTGGCCGGTCACCTGTGGCCGAAGGATCCCTTCGTGCCGGAGTTCACCGACAGCCTGGGCTTCCCGCAGAAATATCCGGGGATCGGCTCGGTGCGCTATGGCCACAACCCGATGGCGCAGTACACCGGTGCTCAGGAAAGCGTGTTACCGGCGGCTCACTTCAGCTTCCCGTTCCCCTCGGCCGGTGGCGTCAACGCGATTCCCGGCGACTACCTGTATCGCGACTATGGCGCCTTCGGCAACTCCTCGGGGCTCTGGGGATTGCTGCGCGTGACCGAGGAAGAACCCTGA